The Cygnus olor isolate bCygOlo1 chromosome 18, bCygOlo1.pri.v2, whole genome shotgun sequence genome includes a window with the following:
- the HS3ST3A1 gene encoding heparan sulfate glucosamine 3-O-sulfotransferase 3A1 — protein MAGSSATAPAAEPLPRSIFKKFLVMLCSLLMSLYVFYCLADRCQTLPGPIIAAGAASEEEEGGGGGYLGGSAELPPWQAAAARRKRLLQRLKQQQRRRRQEAAGAGPETMPGAGRSRPGRSGGGGGSAAGTPGTLTSLLGEGSKRLPQAVIIGVKKGGTRALLEFLRVHPDVRAVGAEPHFFDRNYERGLAWYRDLMPRTLEGQITMEKTPSYFVTKEAPARISSMSKGTKLIVVVRDPVTRAISDYTQTLSKKPDIPTFESLTFKNRTTGLIDTSWSAIQIGIYAKHLENWLLYFPIGQILFVSGERLISDPAGELGRVQDFLGLKRIITDKHFYFNKTKGFPCLKKAEGSSKPHCLGKTKGRTHPDIDQEVVQRLRDFYRPFNMKFYQMTGQDFGWD, from the exons ATGGCCGGGAGCTCGGCGACAGCCCCCGCCGCCGAGCCGCTGCCCCGCAGCATCTTCAAGAAGTTCCTGGTgatgctctgctccctcctcatGTCCCTCTACGTCTTCTACTGCCTGGCCGACCGCTGCCAGACCCTGCCCGGACCCATCATCGCAGCCGGCGCCGCctcggaggaggaggaagggggcggcggggggtaCCTGGGGGGCTCTGCCGAGCTGCCCCCCTGGCAGGCGGCTGCGGCGAGGAGGAAGCGGCTGCTGCAGCGgctcaagcagcagcagcggcggcggcggcaggaggcggcgggggctggCCCGGAGACGATGCCCGGAGCCGGGAGGAGCCGCCCGGGGCgctccggcggcggcgggggcagcgctGCGGGGACCCCCGGCACCCTGACATCgctgctgggggaaggcagCAAGCGGCTGCCGCAGGCCGTCATCATCGGCGTGAAGAAGGGGGGGACGCGGGCGCTGCTGGAGTTCCTGCGGGTGCACCCCGACGTGCGCGCCGTCGGCGCCGAGCCCCATTTCTTCGACCGCAACTACGAGCGGGGCCTCGCCTGGTACAG GGACCTCATGCCCAGGACCCTGGAGGGGCAGATCACCATGGAGAAGACCCCCAGCTACTTTGTCACCAAGGAGGCCCCGGCCCGCATCTCCTCCATGTCCAAGGGCACGAAGCTCATCGTGGTGGTGCGGGACCCCGTGACCAGAGCCATCTCGGACTACACCCAGACGCTCTCCAAGAAGCCCGATATCCCCACCTTTGAGAGCCTGACCTTCAAAAACAGGACTACGGGCCTGATCGACACCTCGTGGAGCGCCATCCAGATCGGCATCTACGCCAAGCACCTGGAGAACTGGCTCCTCTACTTCCCCATCGGGCAGATCCTCTTCGTCAGCGGGGAGAGGCTGATCAGCGACCCCGcgggggagctgggcagggtCCAGGACTTTCTGGGCCTCAAGAGGATCATCACCGACAAACACTTCTACTTCAACAAAACCAAGGGCTTCCCCTGCCTGAAGAAGGCGGAGGGCAGCAGCAAACCCCACTGCCTGGGGAAAACGAAAGGCAGGACCCACCCCGACATTGACCAGGAGGTGGTGCAGAGGCTGCGGGACTTCTACCGGCCTTTCAACATGAAGTTCTACCAGATGACGGGGCAGGACTTCGGCTGGGActga